In Cyanobacteria bacterium FACHB-DQ100, a genomic segment contains:
- a CDS encoding glycosyltransferase — MKVALVHDYLTQRGGAERVFEMLCQRYPDADIYTSLYEPASSIDFGDRAVFTTYLQQLPQASRYFKLLAPLYYSAFRALDLREYDLIISSTTSFAKAVRKRPDAKHICFCHNITRFLWDTQTYLREYTAYRRFLPLIEQIFRAMRKADLAYAQEPDVYIANSHTVARRIQEIYSKPAHVANCPVDSEQFDFSPQKEDFYLASARLISYKRLDVVVEAFNWLGWKLLITGDGPERDTLEARARQNVQFLGHVSDAERKQLMSKSRSVIVMALEDYGLVPVEANVSGTPVIAYGEGGVLDTQIPGVTGVFFNSQTPHALYRALLKAKTIDWNYHRIREHAVSRFSKDAFFQSIDSVIAEVCGTG, encoded by the coding sequence ATGAAAGTAGCCCTCGTCCATGACTATCTGACTCAGCGGGGTGGTGCAGAGCGCGTCTTTGAGATGCTCTGTCAGCGCTATCCCGATGCCGATATCTATACCTCCCTGTATGAACCCGCATCCTCGATCGACTTTGGCGATCGTGCGGTGTTCACGACCTATCTACAGCAGCTTCCACAAGCTTCACGCTACTTCAAGCTTCTAGCGCCGCTGTACTATTCAGCATTTCGGGCGCTGGACTTGCGCGAGTATGACTTGATTATTAGCAGCACCACGAGCTTTGCCAAAGCTGTAAGAAAGCGTCCTGATGCGAAACATATTTGTTTTTGTCACAACATCACGCGATTTCTCTGGGACACTCAGACTTATCTGCGTGAATACACTGCTTATCGGCGCTTTCTGCCCCTCATCGAGCAAATCTTTCGGGCAATGCGAAAAGCTGACCTTGCTTACGCCCAAGAACCAGATGTCTACATTGCCAACTCTCACACCGTAGCGCGGCGAATTCAAGAGATTTACAGCAAGCCGGCTCACGTCGCGAACTGTCCAGTCGATAGCGAACAGTTTGACTTCTCACCTCAGAAAGAAGATTTCTATCTTGCTTCGGCTCGCTTGATTAGCTACAAGCGGTTAGATGTGGTGGTAGAAGCGTTTAATTGGCTGGGCTGGAAGCTGTTGATTACAGGAGACGGCCCAGAGCGCGACACGCTAGAAGCGCGAGCGCGGCAGAACGTGCAATTTTTAGGGCATGTCAGCGATGCGGAGCGCAAACAACTGATGTCTAAATCGCGATCGGTGATCGTGATGGCGCTGGAAGATTACGGATTGGTTCCGGTTGAGGCAAACGTAAGCGGAACTCCGGTAATCGCCTATGGAGAAGGCGGCGTTCTGGATACTCAGATTCCGGGAGTGACAGGTGTGTTCTTCAATTCTCAAACGCCTCACGCCCTCTACCGCGCTCTGCTCAAAGCCAAAACGATCGACTGGAACTATCACCGAATTCGCGAACACGCAGTGAGTCGCTTTTCCAAAGATGCGTTTTTTCAGTCGATCGACTCGGTGATCGCAGAGGTCTGTGGCACTGGCTAA
- a CDS encoding M48 family metallopeptidase — translation MVESRLIQGQPVELPQYRVRESIKAKHVSLKMTVQGGLEVIIPRGFDQSRIPEILHTKQSWIERTIERLEEQRQQLSIDASAALPEQLLLRAIDQTWAIEYQPTGFSRATLSEKGKSRLILRGNTHNEELCRSLLQQWLTHKAYQRLVPWLWSVSQELNLPFHKASIRGQKTLWASCSQQCSISLNFKLLFLPPELVRYVFVHELCHTVHLNHSAQFWGLVQEKDPNYKAIDKELRQSSHYVPAWLEMNGVRD, via the coding sequence ATGGTTGAGTCAAGACTGATTCAGGGTCAGCCTGTGGAACTCCCTCAGTATCGAGTTCGAGAAAGCATTAAAGCGAAACACGTCAGCTTAAAAATGACGGTTCAGGGCGGCTTAGAAGTCATTATCCCACGCGGATTTGACCAAAGCCGCATTCCAGAAATTTTGCACACCAAGCAAAGCTGGATCGAGCGCACGATCGAACGCCTTGAAGAACAGCGCCAACAACTGTCGATCGATGCCTCTGCTGCGCTACCTGAACAGTTGCTTCTCAGAGCGATCGACCAAACCTGGGCGATCGAATATCAGCCGACTGGATTTTCGCGGGCAACGCTCAGCGAGAAAGGTAAATCGAGGTTGATTCTGCGCGGCAACACTCACAACGAAGAACTTTGTCGTTCCCTGTTGCAGCAGTGGTTAACCCATAAAGCTTATCAGCGGCTCGTACCTTGGCTGTGGTCAGTGAGCCAAGAACTCAACTTACCGTTTCACAAAGCCTCCATTCGCGGACAGAAAACCCTCTGGGCAAGCTGTTCTCAGCAATGCAGCATCAGCCTTAACTTCAAACTGCTGTTTCTGCCCCCTGAATTGGTGCGCTATGTCTTTGTGCATGAGCTCTGTCACACCGTACATCTCAATCATTCGGCACAATTCTGGGGACTTGTGCAAGAAAAAGATCCAAACTACAAAGCGATCGACAAAGAACTGCGGCAATCGAGCCATTATGTTCCTGCGTGGCTTGAAATGAATGGGGTGAGAGATTAA
- the dnaB gene encoding replicative DNA helicase, whose amino-acid sequence MVQEFNFQPINDRIPPQNLDAEEAILGGILLDPEAITRVLDILRPEAFYSSAHQEIYKACVALHYQGSPTDLMSVSTWLNDRGLLEKLGGQSKLVQLVDRTVSAVNIDQYAQLVVDKYLRRKLISTGHQISQLGHETAKDLEKVLDEAEQKVFSITQVRPNQGLIPTADILTKTFSEIEERSAGMALPGLASGFYDLDGKTQGFQRSDLIIVAGRPSMGKTAFCLGLGRNISAQYKLPIAVFSLEMSKEQIVQRLLASEARIESGRLRSGRIASQDWEPLGNAIARLSELKIFIDDTPNISVVEMRSRARKLQAEQGGVLGMILIDYLQLMEGSGSENRVQELARITRALKGLARELNVPVIALSQLSRSVESRADKRPMMSDLRESGSIEQDADLVMMLYRDEYYNEDTPDRGIAEVIITKHRNGPTGTIKLLFEPQFTRFLNLAAPNRFDS is encoded by the coding sequence ATGGTTCAAGAGTTTAATTTTCAACCCATTAACGATCGCATTCCACCCCAAAATTTGGATGCTGAAGAAGCCATTTTAGGGGGAATTCTGCTTGATCCAGAGGCAATTACGCGAGTGCTGGACATTCTGCGCCCGGAAGCGTTTTACAGTAGCGCTCATCAGGAGATTTACAAGGCTTGTGTGGCGCTGCATTATCAAGGGTCTCCCACGGATTTGATGAGCGTTTCGACCTGGCTTAACGATCGCGGACTGTTGGAAAAACTCGGTGGACAATCAAAACTGGTGCAATTAGTCGATCGCACGGTGAGCGCAGTCAACATTGATCAATATGCACAGTTAGTTGTAGATAAGTATCTACGGCGAAAGTTAATCAGCACTGGACATCAGATTTCTCAGCTTGGACATGAAACGGCGAAAGACTTAGAGAAAGTTCTGGATGAAGCTGAGCAGAAAGTTTTTAGCATTACACAGGTGCGCCCAAATCAGGGATTGATTCCGACAGCGGACATTTTGACCAAGACGTTCTCTGAAATTGAAGAACGATCGGCAGGGATGGCTTTACCGGGATTGGCTTCTGGTTTTTATGATCTCGATGGCAAGACTCAGGGCTTTCAGCGATCGGACTTGATTATCGTGGCGGGTCGTCCGTCAATGGGGAAAACAGCCTTCTGTCTAGGTTTGGGGCGCAACATTTCAGCACAGTACAAGCTCCCGATCGCGGTGTTTAGCTTGGAAATGTCAAAAGAGCAGATTGTGCAGCGATTGTTAGCCAGTGAGGCGCGAATCGAGAGTGGACGACTTCGATCGGGACGCATTGCTTCTCAAGATTGGGAGCCACTGGGCAATGCGATCGCCCGATTGTCTGAACTGAAGATTTTTATCGATGACACCCCTAACATTAGTGTGGTTGAGATGCGATCGCGTGCCCGGAAGCTACAAGCCGAACAGGGCGGCGTACTCGGCATGATTTTAATCGACTATCTGCAACTGATGGAAGGAAGCGGCAGTGAAAACCGGGTGCAAGAACTAGCGCGAATTACGCGGGCATTGAAAGGGTTAGCGCGGGAGTTAAATGTGCCTGTGATCGCGCTGTCTCAACTTAGTCGGAGTGTAGAATCACGCGCTGACAAGCGTCCAATGATGTCAGACCTTCGTGAAAGTGGTTCGATCGAGCAAGATGCCGATCTGGTGATGATGCTTTATCGGGATGAATACTACAATGAGGACACCCCCGATCGCGGCATTGCTGAAGTGATCATCACAAAGCACCGCAACGGGCCAACAGGAACAATCAAACTCCTATTCGAGCCGCAATTTACGCGATTTCTGAATCTAGCGGCACCAAATCGGTTCGATTCGTAA
- the rplI gene encoding 50S ribosomal protein L9, giving the protein MAKRIQLVLTQNVSKLGRIGDLVEVAPGYARNYLVPQGKATTVNPGILKQVARRRELEEQRLAELRQQAVQIAAEIETAGGFDIEKQAGENDAIFGTVTNQDVAEAIKAKTNQEVDRRTITLPDIHKIGEYKAQVKLHPEVTATVVVRVVAA; this is encoded by the coding sequence ATGGCGAAGCGGATTCAGCTAGTTCTGACTCAGAACGTAAGCAAATTAGGACGCATCGGGGACTTGGTGGAAGTCGCTCCCGGTTATGCAAGAAACTATCTTGTGCCCCAAGGCAAGGCAACGACGGTCAATCCTGGCATTCTCAAGCAGGTCGCCCGTCGGCGTGAACTTGAAGAGCAGCGCTTAGCTGAATTGAGACAGCAAGCGGTGCAAATTGCAGCAGAAATCGAAACGGCAGGCGGATTCGATATCGAAAAGCAAGCCGGCGAAAACGATGCGATTTTCGGAACGGTGACCAATCAGGATGTCGCAGAAGCAATCAAGGCAAAGACCAATCAAGAGGTCGATCGCCGCACGATTACGCTTCCCGATATTCACAAAATCGGAGAGTACAAGGCGCAAGTCAAGCTGCATCCCGAAGTAACGGCAACGGTGGTGGTTCGAGTCGTTGCAGCTTAG
- a CDS encoding SH3 domain-containing protein, whose translation MKQNLWQQSLSAVTIAALAAPVISLPASAQLTGQARCAKQSTAIFAQRSSTSAVVRTLAENQSVTLSENAAQNGFIGVSAPTAGFVQTATLKLCPPQPNPQGTCRRVSQTQGLIVRQRADINSPIVGNVAFNSQVFLTTNPATTGISGGRIWVNIAKPLSGWISNGFQNTPGTNLVYCQ comes from the coding sequence ATGAAACAAAATCTTTGGCAACAGTCGCTTTCGGCGGTCACGATCGCAGCCCTTGCGGCTCCTGTAATCTCGCTTCCTGCATCCGCACAGCTAACAGGTCAAGCTCGCTGTGCAAAACAATCTACGGCAATCTTTGCTCAACGATCGTCAACGAGCGCGGTCGTTCGTACTCTAGCTGAAAACCAGTCTGTGACATTGAGTGAGAATGCCGCACAAAACGGATTCATTGGTGTGAGCGCTCCCACAGCAGGCTTCGTTCAGACTGCAACTCTGAAACTTTGCCCGCCGCAGCCAAATCCCCAAGGAACGTGTCGCCGAGTGAGCCAAACGCAAGGGTTAATCGTGCGTCAACGCGCGGATATTAATTCCCCGATCGTGGGCAACGTAGCGTTTAACTCACAGGTATTTCTGACAACGAACCCTGCAACGACTGGCATCAGTGGCGGTCGGATTTGGGTCAATATTGCAAAACCACTGTCAGGCTGGATTTCTAACGGGTTCCAGAATACTCCCGGAACCAATTTGGTGTATTGCCAATAA
- a CDS encoding fasciclin domain-containing protein, translating to MFDRFGSQFRKVASMMAIAAACSVVSHSGAIAQSPTPSASPTPSASPTPAASPAPVNTRNLTVTQLLQQASSAGQFTTLAAAIKAAGVGNALQKGQRVTIFAPTNAAFAGLPAGTVEKLVQPRNRALLARILAYHVVPGELTAKQLRNGNLKTLGGGVSIDVTPSRVIVNDARVVQADLLASNGVIHAVNRIIIPREIRNQLGSLK from the coding sequence ATGTTCGATCGATTCGGATCTCAGTTTCGTAAAGTTGCTTCGATGATGGCGATCGCTGCCGCTTGCAGTGTGGTGTCGCATTCAGGTGCAATTGCTCAGTCACCCACACCCTCGGCAAGCCCCACACCCTCGGCAAGTCCCACGCCAGCAGCATCTCCGGCTCCGGTGAATACTCGCAACTTGACGGTAACTCAGCTACTTCAACAGGCATCTAGTGCAGGTCAGTTCACTACCCTTGCTGCCGCAATCAAAGCAGCAGGCGTTGGTAATGCCCTTCAAAAAGGTCAAAGAGTGACGATTTTTGCGCCCACGAATGCCGCATTTGCCGGTCTGCCTGCGGGAACCGTAGAAAAGCTAGTGCAACCCCGAAATCGTGCACTGCTGGCGCGGATTCTGGCATACCACGTTGTCCCTGGTGAGTTAACCGCGAAACAACTCAGAAATGGCAATCTTAAAACTTTGGGAGGTGGTGTTTCGATCGATGTCACACCCTCGCGTGTGATTGTGAATGATGCCCGTGTCGTACAAGCGGATCTCCTAGCGTCGAATGGCGTAATCCATGCTGTGAATCGAATTATCATCCCGCGTGAGATTCGCAACCAGTTAGGTTCGCTGAAGTAA
- a CDS encoding WD40 repeat domain-containing protein — MAQNRFIQNLWLGGAAIVALLVAIFLVLEPATSSRTAQKVCIPLYAADILCFGKSEQLSPDKPTALAISSSGTLLAAGQENGIALWDLKTRRLLTTLRDHTQLITAIAISADEKILASSSLDGTIKLWDLPNRRLVSTLRAGRASNLAFSPDSRILASSSRARRWADGEFSPVGVQIWDIATRRRIYSLGEQPIRAIEFSPDGTLLATGDGTKTEIWKVQDGDRLRTLDSGEVTGLLFCQDGQTLITGSSRIKSWDLRNGELLKTFSAGASALALSPDGQTLATAAGGAVHLWHLLNEQSLGSLPATPFSNLSVKFALQGQAIIAGGSDGIHIWSDPNPTLQSFSSPAS; from the coding sequence ATGGCTCAAAACCGCTTCATTCAGAATTTATGGCTTGGGGGCGCTGCGATCGTCGCGCTCTTGGTTGCAATTTTTCTTGTGCTTGAGCCTGCTACCTCTTCTCGCACGGCTCAGAAGGTGTGTATCCCCCTCTATGCGGCGGATATTTTATGTTTTGGAAAATCGGAGCAATTGTCTCCCGATAAGCCAACAGCGCTTGCCATCAGTTCGAGCGGCACTCTGCTTGCAGCAGGACAAGAGAATGGAATTGCACTCTGGGATCTCAAGACGCGCAGACTCCTTACTACTTTGCGCGACCATACGCAATTAATTACCGCGATCGCCATTAGCGCAGATGAAAAGATTCTCGCCAGCAGCAGCTTAGACGGCACGATCAAACTCTGGGATTTACCCAACCGTCGGCTTGTTTCAACGCTGAGAGCAGGCAGAGCGTCTAATCTGGCGTTCAGTCCAGATAGCCGTATTCTGGCTAGTTCCAGCCGCGCCAGACGTTGGGCAGATGGCGAATTTAGTCCGGTTGGGGTTCAAATCTGGGACATTGCAACTCGCCGCCGCATCTATAGCCTCGGAGAACAGCCGATTCGAGCGATCGAGTTTAGTCCAGACGGAACCTTATTAGCGACGGGAGATGGTACGAAAACCGAAATTTGGAAAGTCCAGGATGGCGATCGTCTTAGAACCCTAGATTCGGGGGAGGTAACTGGATTACTCTTTTGCCAGGATGGGCAGACCTTGATCACAGGAAGTAGCCGGATTAAGAGTTGGGACCTTAGAAACGGAGAGCTGTTAAAAACGTTCAGTGCAGGCGCTTCCGCTCTGGCTTTGAGTCCAGATGGACAGACGTTAGCCACTGCCGCAGGAGGAGCAGTTCACCTATGGCATTTACTGAATGAACAATCCCTGGGATCACTGCCAGCAACGCCTTTTAGTAATCTGTCTGTGAAATTTGCGCTGCAAGGACAAGCCATTATTGCAGGCGGGAGCGATGGTATCCACATCTGGAGCGATCCTAACCCGACGCTGCAATCATTCTCAAGTCCAGCGTCATAG
- a CDS encoding PD-(D/E)XK nuclease family protein yields the protein MSIYEQKAIPSIWVTWLSRLMADETQCVWSIWFRTHFKYEKLKTNFDSAKWNANHRTLVNDRINLLDAAGYTVYVEGENRFEVLGRDHLIRVAGKPDIVAIKGGEAWVEDCKTGQRKNADFYQMLIYLLLLPVSLAPCQGLPLQGRLIYRDEIVEIQAVQVNEDFRTQFRAAISTLSNPTPTRKVPSLHECRFCDIPSCCCPERVENAPNQGMETHDLF from the coding sequence GTGAGTATCTATGAACAGAAAGCCATCCCCTCGATTTGGGTCACTTGGCTGTCACGATTAATGGCAGATGAAACGCAGTGTGTTTGGTCAATCTGGTTTCGGACGCACTTTAAGTATGAAAAGCTCAAGACAAATTTTGACTCTGCAAAATGGAACGCTAACCATCGGACTTTAGTGAACGATCGCATAAACCTTCTAGATGCGGCAGGGTACACCGTTTATGTTGAAGGAGAGAATCGATTTGAAGTCTTAGGCAGGGATCATCTGATTAGAGTTGCAGGGAAACCAGATATTGTGGCGATTAAAGGCGGTGAAGCTTGGGTTGAAGATTGCAAGACTGGGCAACGGAAGAACGCAGATTTCTACCAGATGCTGATTTACTTGCTGTTGCTTCCCGTAAGCTTAGCTCCCTGTCAAGGATTACCCCTACAAGGTCGATTGATTTACCGGGATGAAATTGTGGAAATTCAGGCAGTTCAGGTAAATGAGGATTTCAGAACGCAATTTCGGGCTGCGATCTCAACTCTCAGCAATCCGACCCCAACTCGTAAGGTTCCGAGCTTGCACGAATGCCGTTTCTGCGATATTCCATCGTGTTGCTGTCCAGAGCGAGTAGAGAATGCACCCAATCAGGGTATGGAAACCCATGACCTTTTCTAA
- a CDS encoding restriction endonuclease: MNEYKLGRDVIYIQAKHWKSSVGREKIQAFQGALAGVGARKGVFITTSTYTQQAITYAFQLRDSKIILIDGQKLAQLMIEHDVGVNIKETLHIKRIDEDFFSNVDF; the protein is encoded by the coding sequence GTGAATGAATACAAACTAGGACGGGATGTGATCTACATTCAAGCCAAACACTGGAAAAGCTCAGTGGGTCGAGAAAAAATTCAAGCCTTTCAAGGAGCTTTAGCAGGTGTCGGTGCTCGCAAAGGTGTTTTCATCACCACTTCCACCTACACTCAGCAGGCAATTACCTACGCATTCCAACTGCGAGACAGCAAAATCATCCTGATCGATGGACAGAAATTAGCCCAACTGATGATCGAACATGATGTCGGTGTCAATATCAAGGAAACATTGCACATCAAGCGGATTGACGAAGACTTCTTCTCGAATGTCGATTTCTAG
- a CDS encoding ATP-binding protein, whose amino-acid sequence MAQSQLATQVPVEILAPQLDLTDVLVKTAAIEELFQTAFIPTDRASQYFRWLDELRLLKQCGRVIGAREVGKSRSSTHYRQEDRKRVSCVKAWSNSSSKRLFSQILKDINHAAPRGRRQDLRARLAGCLEPFGIELLIIDNADNLQREALIDLKQLHEESGVPIVLIGRQDLDSTLQNFDLLPCFPSLFEFDRLDYEDFQKTLRTIEHDILALPQASNLSEGKLFEILAASTQAHMGSLIKILTRAVLHSLKKGHGKVDEAILSNIANRYGKPYIPPEARRN is encoded by the coding sequence ATGGCACAATCCCAGCTTGCAACCCAAGTTCCGGTCGAGATTCTTGCTCCTCAGCTTGATTTGACTGATGTCCTAGTCAAAACGGCAGCGATCGAGGAGCTATTCCAGACGGCTTTTATTCCGACCGATCGCGCTTCGCAATATTTCCGATGGCTCGATGAATTGCGATTACTGAAACAGTGCGGACGGGTCATTGGAGCGAGGGAGGTCGGCAAGAGTCGATCGTCCACACATTACCGCCAAGAAGATAGAAAACGAGTTTCCTGTGTTAAAGCTTGGTCAAATTCAAGCTCTAAGCGGCTGTTTTCACAAATTCTCAAAGATATTAACCATGCGGCTCCGAGGGGAAGACGACAAGATTTACGCGCTCGATTAGCTGGATGCTTGGAGCCGTTTGGGATCGAGCTTTTGATCATTGATAATGCCGATAATCTACAACGGGAAGCCTTGATTGACCTGAAGCAGCTTCATGAGGAATCAGGCGTGCCGATCGTTCTCATTGGTAGGCAGGATCTAGACAGTACATTGCAGAATTTCGACTTGTTGCCCTGCTTTCCCTCCCTGTTTGAATTCGATCGACTAGACTATGAAGACTTCCAGAAAACACTGCGGACGATCGAGCATGACATTCTGGCGCTTCCGCAAGCTTCTAACTTGTCAGAAGGCAAGCTATTTGAGATTTTGGCAGCCAGCACCCAAGCTCACATGGGCAGTTTGATCAAGATTTTGACGAGGGCGGTATTGCATTCGCTCAAGAAAGGGCATGGGAAGGTGGATGAGGCAATTCTGTCCAACATCGCCAACCGTTATGGCAAACCCTATATCCCGCCAGAGGCGAGAAGAAACTAG
- a CDS encoding Mu transposase C-terminal domain-containing protein, which yields MDKSQVSLDADSQTFDEILLSDRAFDTDLFPILIESSDPHKLRFRLIEWLAQSPSRKVKTERKQAIAKTLNVSPRQVERLLNQYNEDRLRETVGIERSDKGQHRIHEYWVDYIRQVYEQSLKDKHRLKPADVVREVQRHAVIDLRHEEGDYPHPATIYRILKPLVERQKRTQKIRNPGSGSWVAVETRDGKLLKADFSNQIIQCDHTKLDIRIVDKAGKVLPWRPWLTTVVDTFSSCVIGYHLWHKQPGAHEVALTLRHAILPKQYPLEYELEEVLGQSNIYGAPLQYFFTDGGKDLSRSKLIQSIGKKLGFQCELRDRPIQGGIQERLFKTINTKVLAPLPGYISKEEDGAERAEKEACLTFEDIDLILAVYFFRDYNHEPYPKDPLDTRFVRWFKGMGKKLPEPLNERDLDPCLMKAEQRVVQAHGSVYFENLTYRCEELRSLQGEYVTLQYDPDHILTLYVYRQETGDEAGEFIGYAHAINMDAQDLSLEELKHLNKVRSHAKREHSNYDALLALDQRQKLVEQRKQEKRERQRTEQKKLRGKSKQNSKVVELRKERAGKSASPTELIDLLPERVTSEQMKPPSPVSPSQPVEPAASTPPPEERHSIVIPKNQSLKRIW from the coding sequence ATGGATAAAAGTCAAGTTTCATTAGATGCCGACTCACAAACTTTCGATGAAATTCTGCTGAGCGATCGTGCCTTCGATACAGACCTATTCCCAATCTTGATCGAGTCTTCAGATCCCCATAAATTACGGTTTCGGCTCATCGAGTGGTTGGCGCAGTCACCTAGCCGAAAAGTGAAGACGGAGCGGAAACAAGCGATCGCCAAAACTCTGAATGTATCGCCTCGTCAGGTAGAGCGATTACTCAACCAATACAACGAGGATCGGCTGCGCGAAACCGTTGGGATTGAGCGCTCCGACAAAGGGCAACATCGAATTCATGAGTATTGGGTGGACTACATTCGGCAAGTTTACGAGCAAAGCCTGAAGGATAAGCATCGGCTCAAGCCTGCTGATGTCGTGCGCGAAGTCCAGCGGCATGCTGTGATCGATTTGCGACATGAAGAAGGTGACTATCCCCACCCAGCAACTATTTATCGAATATTGAAGCCCTTGGTTGAACGCCAGAAACGGACACAGAAAATTCGCAATCCAGGGTCTGGTTCCTGGGTAGCGGTGGAAACGCGGGATGGGAAGTTGCTAAAAGCGGATTTCAGCAATCAGATTATCCAGTGCGATCACACGAAACTTGATATTCGGATTGTCGACAAGGCGGGCAAAGTTCTTCCCTGGAGACCTTGGCTGACCACCGTTGTCGATACCTTCTCAAGCTGCGTCATTGGCTACCACCTGTGGCACAAACAGCCAGGAGCACATGAAGTGGCGCTAACGCTCAGGCATGCAATCTTGCCTAAGCAGTACCCACTCGAGTATGAGCTTGAAGAAGTTTTGGGTCAGTCGAATATTTATGGCGCACCGCTCCAATACTTCTTCACTGATGGAGGCAAGGATTTGAGCCGATCTAAGCTCATCCAATCCATCGGGAAAAAGTTGGGATTTCAGTGTGAACTCCGCGATCGTCCGATTCAGGGGGGAATTCAAGAGCGGCTCTTCAAAACGATCAACACCAAAGTCTTAGCTCCCCTACCAGGCTACATCTCCAAGGAGGAGGATGGGGCAGAACGTGCGGAGAAGGAAGCGTGCCTTACCTTTGAGGATATCGACCTAATCTTAGCCGTGTACTTCTTCCGCGACTATAATCACGAGCCCTATCCGAAAGATCCACTTGATACCCGCTTTGTGCGCTGGTTTAAAGGTATGGGAAAGAAACTGCCTGAGCCGTTGAATGAACGTGACTTAGACCCCTGCTTAATGAAAGCGGAGCAACGTGTGGTGCAGGCGCATGGGTCTGTCTACTTTGAAAACCTGACTTACCGCTGTGAAGAGCTGCGATCGCTGCAAGGCGAATATGTGACGTTACAGTATGACCCTGACCACATTTTGACCTTGTATGTATATCGCCAAGAGACGGGTGACGAGGCAGGAGAGTTTATTGGCTATGCCCATGCAATTAATATGGACGCGCAAGATTTGAGCCTGGAGGAACTCAAGCATCTGAACAAAGTCCGCAGTCATGCCAAGCGAGAACATTCAAACTACGATGCACTCTTAGCGCTGGATCAGCGGCAAAAACTTGTCGAGCAACGTAAGCAGGAGAAAAGAGAACGGCAGCGCACTGAGCAGAAAAAACTGAGAGGAAAGAGCAAGCAGAACTCGAAAGTCGTTGAATTACGGAAAGAACGAGCAGGCAAATCTGCTAGCCCCACTGAATTGATCGATCTGTTGCCAGAAAGGGTGACTTCCGAGCAGATGAAACCTCCGTCTCCTGTTTCTCCTTCGCAACCTGTTGAACCTGCTGCTTCGACACCTCCACCTGAAGAACGGCATTCAATCGTGATCCCCAAAAATCAATCATTGAAAAGGATTTGGTAG
- a CDS encoding metalloregulator ArsR/SmtB family transcription factor, with the protein MSNPAQYVDVFAALGSEPRLDIMRLLFAAYPQGMTVGELQAQLQIPNSTLSHHLEKLRVEALVTVQRHHQFLWYSANVETTEALLAFLYNGCAIRQPASQQEQAYQRLELEVETIPSREKFMFENFLPSVQTFLSNWFGRVALPVGFERFTQKAIQAIFLAQNESRRLQHQYVGTEQLLVGLLSEETGIAAQVLSAAGVRLDAVKPVIELQIGRGHSTRNEVPFTPRAKTTLNIALNQSRELEHSYISTEHLLLGILVEGQGLGAIVLEQLGFSCTLLEQQVRTALDQAN; encoded by the coding sequence ATGAGCAACCCTGCCCAATATGTTGATGTCTTTGCTGCCCTCGGTTCTGAGCCTCGTTTAGATATCATGCGACTGCTATTCGCGGCTTATCCTCAAGGAATGACTGTCGGGGAACTGCAAGCACAACTGCAAATTCCCAACTCCACGCTGTCGCATCACCTGGAAAAGCTGCGGGTTGAAGCCCTTGTCACGGTACAGCGCCATCACCAATTCCTCTGGTACTCTGCCAATGTGGAAACAACCGAAGCGCTGCTGGCATTTCTTTACAACGGGTGTGCAATTCGGCAGCCCGCTTCTCAACAGGAGCAAGCTTATCAACGGCTAGAGCTAGAAGTCGAAACGATTCCATCGCGGGAAAAATTTATGTTTGAGAATTTTTTACCTTCAGTCCAAACCTTTTTGAGCAATTGGTTTGGGCGAGTTGCATTGCCAGTCGGGTTTGAGCGATTTACTCAGAAAGCCATTCAAGCTATCTTTCTTGCTCAGAATGAGTCGCGCCGCTTGCAGCATCAGTATGTTGGCACCGAGCAGCTTCTAGTGGGCTTGCTGTCAGAAGAAACGGGCATTGCGGCTCAGGTTCTTAGCGCCGCAGGAGTTAGGTTGGATGCTGTGAAGCCTGTGATCGAGCTCCAAATTGGGCGCGGTCATAGCACTCGGAATGAGGTTCCCTTTACGCCGAGAGCGAAAACCACTCTGAATATTGCCCTCAACCAATCCCGTGAGTTGGAACACTCTTATATTAGCACCGAACATCTGCTCCTGGGTATTTTGGTCGAAGGGCAAGGATTGGGTGCGATCGTTTTAGAGCAGTTAGGCTTTAGTTGCACACTGCTAGAACAACAGGTGCGAACTGCTTTAGATCAAGCGAATTGA